From a region of the Halolamina sp. CBA1230 genome:
- a CDS encoding NAD(P)/FAD-dependent oxidoreductase, which produces MSDEEPQHRDVLIVGGGIAGLTAALFTARAGLDTLVYDGGESILRRNAHLENFPGFPAGVNPRLFADMLHAQATRNGADLVAGRITELRHAEDGRFVATAEDGDEISADRVIAASWSNTDYLDPVEPEIRSAGSKQFLDDDPDGHTSVDGLYAAGRLAERYHQAVVAAGDGARTAITLIHDSETPFYHDWVAPEGYFTDRDREVPPGCEEIDETERAARRAESRAAMREYFDGEHEQRQRTHPSLVDDGKGRLEGK; this is translated from the coding sequence ATGAGCGACGAGGAGCCACAGCACCGCGACGTCCTGATCGTCGGCGGCGGGATCGCCGGCCTGACCGCCGCGCTGTTCACCGCCCGAGCAGGCCTCGATACGCTGGTGTACGACGGCGGCGAGTCGATCCTCCGTCGGAACGCCCACCTGGAGAACTTCCCGGGGTTCCCCGCGGGCGTCAACCCCCGACTGTTCGCGGATATGCTCCACGCACAGGCGACCAGAAACGGCGCCGATCTGGTGGCCGGCCGGATCACGGAGCTCCGGCACGCAGAGGACGGCAGGTTCGTTGCGACCGCCGAGGACGGCGACGAGATCAGCGCCGACAGGGTGATCGCCGCCTCGTGGTCGAACACCGACTACCTCGATCCGGTCGAGCCCGAGATCCGCTCGGCGGGCAGCAAGCAGTTCCTCGACGACGACCCGGACGGCCACACGAGCGTCGACGGACTGTACGCCGCGGGTCGACTCGCAGAACGCTACCACCAGGCGGTCGTCGCGGCGGGCGACGGCGCCCGAACGGCGATCACGCTGATCCACGACTCCGAGACGCCGTTCTACCACGACTGGGTCGCGCCGGAGGGGTACTTCACCGACCGTGACCGGGAGGTGCCGCCGGGCTGTGAGGAGATCGACGAGACCGAGCGCGCGGCCCGACGGGCGGAGTCCCGCGCGGCGATGCGGGAGTACTTCGACGGCGAGCACGAGCAGCGCCAGCGCACTCACCCCAGCCTCGTCGACGACGGGAAGGGTCGGCTCGAGGGGAAATAA
- the hpt gene encoding hypoxanthine/guanine phosphoribosyltransferase — translation MDQLRRSLLEAPIIEKGEYQYFVHPVSDGVPTLEPGLLREIVIKICRKVELEDVDKIVTPAAMGIHISTALSLMTDVPIVVIRKRQYGLEGEVSLSQQTGYSESEMYINDVQAGDSVLVIDDVLSTGGTLSAICEALDGIGADVTDVMAVIKKAGENELDGRVDYKTLINVRVEDGEVVIVDENGDG, via the coding sequence ATGGATCAACTCCGCCGGTCGCTTCTGGAAGCGCCGATCATCGAGAAAGGCGAGTACCAGTACTTCGTCCATCCCGTCAGCGACGGGGTTCCGACGCTGGAGCCGGGGCTGCTCCGCGAGATCGTCATCAAGATCTGCCGGAAGGTCGAGCTCGAGGACGTCGACAAGATCGTCACCCCCGCCGCGATGGGGATCCACATCTCTACCGCGCTCTCGCTGATGACCGACGTGCCGATCGTGGTGATCCGCAAGCGTCAGTACGGGCTGGAGGGCGAGGTGTCGCTCTCCCAGCAGACCGGCTACTCGGAGTCCGAGATGTACATCAACGACGTGCAGGCCGGCGACTCGGTGCTGGTGATCGACGACGTGCTCTCGACCGGCGGCACGCTCTCGGCCATCTGCGAGGCGCTCGACGGAATCGGCGCCGACGTGACGGACGTGATGGCGGTGATCAAGAAGGCCGGGGAGAACGAACTCGACGGCCGGGTCGACTACAAGACGCTGATCAACGTCCGCGTCGAGGACGGCGAGGTCGTGATCGTCGACGAGAACGGCGACGGGTAA
- a CDS encoding S9 family peptidase, producing the protein MSELPLEAYYDLTQVGEIAVSPDGTRAAFTTAESDPDADESVSSLFVVPTDGSRDPHRLTRVSGASSPTWSPDGGRLAFLAARDEDSDLRVGREEEENEEEEEDDEEDAESNGPGGGNGDEEPKSQVWAFDLALGGDARQITDFAEGVREFDWAPDGERIGVTARDPTDAESAYLDERRDGGPVETERVQHKLDGVGYLDTVTSYLFVVGEDAVLGDDAADADSARKLEDAYGRGAFEGLSGLQPDWGESGEIAFVSYRGDDPDSTLATDVFTVSPDGGDAKRITDGDLNCNAPTWSPSGDRIAFAAGDAENWCIPTEARVWDGEKHVSVTGDLDRTLARGSSFEWVDDGTFYTLVGDEARTRVLRCDATGADWERTFEAQGDDRAVAGLSIGGDTAALGLSHPSEGHDPYAVPVDDLGADEEPDSLTRLAAVNADLTAEYEMPEVRRVTFENDGWEISGVLYHPPEYEPGESDPAPTVCAIHGGPVSYDEPVFSFAHAVLTSRGYLVFRPNYRGGSSFGRQFCETLHGQWGTVEASDIAAGIDNLVDRGWTDPDRVFGYGFSYGGIAQGFLVTQYPDLFTAAAPEHGIYDLRSAYGTDDSHVWMENEYGFPWENPEDIDASSAITDVGNVETPLLVAAGGQDWRCPPSQSEQLYVAAQQAGADCRLVVYEDEHHNIGDPDRAIHRLEEVTAWYRRHDPETSDPNADDPHGRDADEE; encoded by the coding sequence ATGAGCGAACTCCCACTCGAGGCGTACTACGACCTCACGCAGGTCGGCGAGATCGCCGTCTCCCCCGACGGTACCCGAGCCGCGTTCACCACTGCCGAGAGCGACCCCGACGCCGACGAGTCGGTGTCGTCGCTGTTCGTCGTCCCCACCGACGGCAGCCGTGATCCCCACCGTCTGACCCGTGTCTCCGGCGCCAGTTCTCCGACGTGGTCGCCCGACGGCGGCCGACTGGCGTTCCTCGCGGCCCGCGACGAGGACAGCGACCTCCGGGTCGGTCGCGAGGAAGAAGAGAACGAGGAAGAAGAGGAGGACGATGAGGAAGATGCGGAGTCGAACGGTCCCGGCGGCGGCAACGGCGACGAGGAGCCGAAGTCACAGGTCTGGGCGTTCGACCTCGCACTGGGCGGCGACGCCCGGCAGATCACCGACTTCGCGGAGGGCGTCCGCGAGTTCGACTGGGCGCCCGACGGCGAACGGATCGGCGTCACTGCCCGCGACCCGACCGACGCCGAGTCGGCGTACCTCGACGAGCGGCGTGACGGCGGGCCAGTCGAGACCGAGCGCGTCCAGCACAAACTCGACGGCGTGGGCTACCTCGATACGGTCACCAGCTACCTGTTCGTCGTCGGCGAGGACGCGGTGCTGGGCGACGACGCCGCGGACGCCGATTCGGCCCGGAAGCTCGAGGACGCCTACGGCCGCGGCGCGTTCGAGGGGCTGAGCGGGCTCCAGCCCGACTGGGGGGAGTCCGGCGAGATCGCGTTCGTCTCCTACCGCGGCGACGACCCCGACAGCACCCTCGCCACGGACGTGTTCACCGTGTCGCCCGACGGCGGCGACGCGAAACGGATCACCGACGGCGACCTGAACTGCAACGCCCCGACGTGGTCTCCCAGTGGTGACCGCATCGCGTTCGCGGCGGGTGACGCCGAGAACTGGTGTATCCCGACCGAAGCGCGCGTGTGGGACGGCGAGAAACACGTCTCGGTCACGGGCGACCTCGACCGCACGCTCGCGCGCGGTTCGAGTTTCGAGTGGGTCGACGACGGGACGTTCTACACGCTCGTCGGCGACGAGGCGAGGACCCGGGTCCTGCGGTGCGATGCGACTGGGGCCGACTGGGAGCGCACGTTCGAGGCCCAGGGCGACGACCGCGCCGTCGCCGGCCTCTCGATCGGCGGCGACACGGCGGCGCTGGGGCTCTCCCACCCCAGCGAGGGGCACGACCCCTACGCGGTGCCCGTCGACGATCTCGGTGCCGACGAGGAGCCCGACTCCCTCACCCGGCTGGCCGCGGTGAACGCCGACCTCACCGCCGAGTACGAGATGCCCGAGGTTCGGCGCGTGACGTTCGAAAACGACGGCTGGGAGATTTCTGGAGTTCTCTACCACCCGCCGGAGTACGAGCCCGGCGAGTCCGACCCGGCGCCGACGGTGTGTGCGATCCACGGCGGGCCGGTGTCCTACGACGAGCCCGTGTTCAGCTTCGCCCACGCGGTGCTCACCTCGCGTGGCTACCTCGTCTTCCGCCCGAACTACCGCGGCGGCTCCTCGTTCGGCCGGCAGTTCTGCGAGACGCTCCACGGTCAGTGGGGGACCGTCGAGGCCAGCGACATCGCCGCCGGGATCGACAACCTGGTCGACCGCGGCTGGACCGACCCCGATCGGGTGTTCGGCTACGGCTTCTCCTACGGCGGGATCGCCCAGGGGTTCCTGGTCACGCAGTACCCCGACCTGTTCACCGCCGCGGCGCCCGAACACGGCATCTACGACCTGCGCTCGGCGTACGGCACCGACGACTCGCACGTCTGGATGGAGAACGAGTACGGGTTCCCGTGGGAGAACCCCGAGGATATCGACGCCTCCTCGGCGATCACCGACGTCGGGAACGTGGAGACGCCGCTGCTCGTGGCCGCCGGCGGGCAGGACTGGCGCTGCCCGCCCTCACAGTCCGAACAGCTGTACGTCGCCGCCCAGCAGGCCGGCGCGGACTGTCGGCTGGTCGTCTACGAGGACGAACACCACAACATCGGCGACCCGGACCGCGCGATCCACCGGCTGGAGGAGGTCACCGCGTGGTACCGCCGGCACGACCCCGAAACGAGCGATCCGAACGCTGACGACCCCCACGGCCGCGATGCGGACGAGGAGTAG
- a CDS encoding DUF4349 domain-containing protein, translating into MRGNRPLVAVGVALLLVLAGCTGGGNAGNGATQAALGGDGAEYEQATGTPAEADDGGSGASDRMRIYTAELAVRVDEFAPSRSNLSAAVEAHGGYVGNSQVSTSEWDDATYRDGRFTYRVPAENYSAFLEDVREEGTVLREEENVQDVTGQHADLEARLANLRAERDRLRELYEQANDTEDVLAVQRELSDVQGEIESTEARLETLENRVAYATVTVELREERPDDPVDTENWYDTGVIAAFLESVDGALVALRAAVVGIAYALPYLIAFGVPLFGLGLVFKRYVVGRGSIRGGGGEPLAGEGAEGGDEPPNDSEE; encoded by the coding sequence ATGCGAGGTAACCGACCGCTCGTCGCCGTCGGCGTCGCCCTCCTGCTCGTACTCGCCGGCTGTACGGGCGGTGGGAACGCCGGGAACGGCGCGACACAGGCGGCACTGGGCGGCGACGGAGCCGAGTACGAACAGGCGACCGGGACGCCCGCGGAGGCCGACGACGGCGGATCGGGCGCGAGTGACCGGATGCGGATCTACACCGCCGAACTGGCGGTCCGCGTCGACGAGTTCGCCCCGAGCCGGTCGAACCTCTCGGCCGCAGTCGAGGCCCACGGCGGCTACGTCGGGAACTCACAGGTATCGACCAGCGAGTGGGACGACGCGACCTACCGCGACGGGCGGTTCACCTACCGGGTCCCCGCGGAGAACTACTCGGCGTTCCTCGAAGACGTCCGCGAGGAGGGGACGGTGCTCCGCGAGGAGGAGAACGTCCAGGACGTGACGGGCCAGCACGCCGACCTCGAGGCGCGGCTGGCGAACCTCCGCGCGGAGCGTGATCGCCTGCGCGAACTGTACGAACAGGCCAACGACACCGAGGACGTGCTGGCGGTCCAGCGCGAACTCTCCGACGTGCAGGGCGAGATCGAGTCGACCGAGGCACGCCTTGAGACGCTGGAGAACCGCGTCGCCTACGCGACGGTGACCGTCGAACTCCGGGAGGAGCGTCCCGACGACCCGGTCGACACCGAGAACTGGTACGACACCGGCGTGATCGCCGCGTTCCTGGAGTCGGTCGACGGCGCGCTCGTCGCGCTCCGGGCCGCGGTGGTCGGGATCGCGTACGCGCTGCCGTACCTGATCGCGTTCGGCGTCCCGCTGTTCGGGCTCGGACTGGTGTTCAAGCGCTACGTCGTCGGTCGTGGCTCGATACGCGGCGGTGGTGGGGAGCCACTGGCCGGTGAGGGCGCGGAAGGCGGCGACGAGCCACCGAACGATAGCGAAGAGTAG
- a CDS encoding YqjF family protein: MVVPLEMGWRHLLFESWPVDPELMDAHLPESLSPDCHDGSAWLSVIPFTNVAVRPKGVPRPLGVGLPEINVRTYVTRDGVPSVYFFSLDAQGLASVTGARLFHHLPYYYARISIEMRDGRVQFESRRRHPGARPGRYEATYWPTGEPFDASTDPLAAFLVERYRFYTEAPDGSVRYTDVDHDPWTLYPADATVTTDTLLRADGFARPDAEPVYYYSPGLDVVASRSRRLREGTQDDR; the protein is encoded by the coding sequence ATGGTCGTTCCGCTGGAGATGGGCTGGCGTCACCTGCTGTTCGAGAGCTGGCCGGTCGATCCGGAGCTGATGGACGCCCATCTCCCCGAGTCGCTCAGTCCGGACTGTCACGACGGGAGCGCGTGGCTCTCGGTGATCCCGTTCACGAACGTCGCCGTCCGGCCGAAAGGGGTCCCACGACCGCTCGGCGTGGGGCTCCCGGAGATCAACGTCCGGACGTACGTCACTCGTGACGGCGTTCCGAGCGTCTACTTCTTCAGTTTGGACGCCCAGGGGCTCGCCAGCGTCACCGGCGCCCGTCTGTTCCACCACCTGCCGTACTACTACGCCCGGATCTCGATCGAGATGCGCGACGGCCGCGTTCAGTTCGAGAGCCGGCGCCGCCATCCCGGTGCCCGCCCCGGCCGCTACGAGGCCACCTACTGGCCGACCGGCGAACCGTTCGACGCGTCGACTGACCCCCTGGCGGCGTTCCTCGTCGAGCGCTATCGCTTCTACACCGAAGCGCCCGACGGCTCCGTCCGCTACACTGACGTCGATCACGACCCGTGGACGCTGTACCCGGCTGATGCGACCGTGACCACCGACACGCTGTTGCGGGCCGACGGTTTCGCCCGCCCGGACGCCGAGCCGGTGTACTACTACAGCCCGGGGCTGGACGTCGTCGCGTCCCGGAGCAGACGCCTGCGGGAGGGGACGCAGGACGACCGCTGA
- a CDS encoding VOC family protein, with product MVDADDRPDGTGGIVFFRTENRETVVDWYRDTVGAETWLEQPGCTILAFDGFRFGFCDGEETETEGILTFVYDDAAAVDAMHERVGDAADEEPHENEQYDIYQFFASDPDGRTAEFQTFR from the coding sequence ATGGTCGACGCCGACGACCGACCCGACGGGACCGGCGGCATCGTCTTCTTCCGGACCGAGAACCGCGAGACGGTCGTCGATTGGTACCGCGACACCGTCGGCGCCGAGACGTGGCTCGAACAGCCGGGCTGTACGATCCTCGCGTTCGATGGGTTCCGCTTCGGCTTCTGTGACGGCGAGGAGACCGAGACGGAGGGGATCCTGACGTTCGTGTACGACGACGCCGCGGCCGTCGACGCGATGCACGAGCGCGTTGGCGACGCCGCCGACGAGGAGCCCCACGAGAACGAGCAGTACGACATCTACCAGTTCTTCGCGAGCGACCCCGACGGCCGGACCGCGGAGTTCCAGACGTTCCGCTGA
- a CDS encoding ABC transporter permease, which yields MSRRGRIGSEVRAGAKAFLRRRTAVFFTFFFPVIIVLIFGVLVGTQPTGGGLFAEPPGYYLPGYLAVVVLFTPLSRVGSEFARHREGSRFEKLATTPLRRWEWLLAHTLVNVLVIGAASLLIFGLVVALVGADIAVGPHLLLLIPFVALGVALFCGLGAVLGRLADSQDGVVAASNSVALPLLFLSETFVTPDLLPAWFRPITNLSPLTYFARGVRYLTYERVSIPVVGATDPTTLALANLGVLTVLATVFFLAGAYAVPRGD from the coding sequence ATGAGCCGCCGTGGCCGTATCGGGAGCGAGGTCCGTGCGGGGGCGAAGGCGTTCCTGCGCCGGCGGACGGCAGTGTTCTTCACGTTCTTCTTCCCGGTGATCATCGTGCTCATCTTCGGCGTGCTCGTGGGCACTCAGCCCACCGGCGGCGGACTGTTCGCGGAGCCGCCGGGGTACTACCTGCCCGGCTACCTCGCGGTCGTCGTGCTGTTCACGCCGCTCTCGCGGGTCGGCAGCGAGTTCGCGCGCCACCGCGAGGGGAGCCGCTTCGAGAAGCTCGCGACCACGCCACTACGACGCTGGGAGTGGCTGCTCGCGCACACGCTGGTGAACGTGCTCGTGATCGGCGCGGCGTCGCTGCTGATCTTCGGGCTCGTGGTCGCGCTGGTCGGCGCCGATATCGCCGTCGGCCCGCACCTGCTGCTGCTGATCCCGTTCGTCGCGCTGGGCGTGGCGCTGTTCTGTGGCCTGGGGGCGGTCCTCGGGCGACTCGCGGACTCCCAGGACGGCGTCGTCGCCGCCAGCAACTCCGTTGCGCTCCCACTCCTCTTCCTCTCGGAGACGTTCGTCACCCCGGACCTGCTACCGGCGTGGTTCCGGCCGATCACGAACCTCTCGCCGCTGACGTACTTCGCCCGCGGCGTGCGCTACCTGACGTACGAGCGCGTCTCGATCCCCGTCGTCGGCGCGACGGATCCGACGACGCTCGCGCTGGCGAACCTGGGCGTTCTCACCGTGCTGGCGACGGTGTTCTTCCTCGCCGGCGCGTACGCGGTGCCGCGTGGCGACTGA
- a CDS encoding ABC transporter ATP-binding protein, with the protein MDAAVVADDVTKRYGDLVAVDGVSLSVPTGTVFGLIGPNGAGKTSLVRCLTGTTGYDGDVTLLGGSPEAVDRSRIGLLPQSFSPPERLTVRELLGYYADLYDEARDVDSVIAEVGLESSAETWYEELSGGQQRRACVGITLVNDPDVLFLDEPTTGIDPAGRRDLWTLIEELAAAGTTVVLTSHSMDEVERLADEVAMLADGDVVAEGTPAALVAEHGGESRLVVRTEASAALLADSGFRVEASAGRLTLHDVDAADIDAAVDALAAAGIDYESFTWTQPTLEDVYLELTGRRFRGADATEVER; encoded by the coding sequence ATGGACGCGGCAGTCGTCGCTGACGACGTTACCAAGCGGTACGGCGACCTCGTCGCCGTCGACGGCGTCTCGCTGTCGGTGCCCACCGGGACGGTGTTCGGGCTCATCGGCCCCAACGGCGCGGGGAAGACCTCGCTCGTGCGCTGTCTCACCGGGACGACCGGGTACGACGGCGACGTCACGCTGCTCGGCGGCTCGCCGGAAGCCGTCGACCGATCACGGATCGGCCTGCTCCCGCAGTCGTTCTCGCCGCCCGAGCGCCTGACCGTCCGGGAGCTGCTGGGCTACTACGCCGACCTCTACGACGAGGCCCGCGACGTCGACTCGGTGATCGCGGAGGTCGGCCTCGAGAGCTCCGCGGAGACGTGGTACGAGGAGCTCTCCGGCGGCCAGCAGCGCCGCGCCTGCGTGGGCATCACGCTCGTCAACGACCCGGACGTGCTGTTCCTCGACGAGCCGACCACGGGGATCGACCCCGCCGGTCGTCGGGACCTCTGGACGCTGATCGAGGAGCTCGCAGCCGCGGGAACGACGGTCGTGCTCACCAGCCACTCGATGGACGAGGTCGAACGGCTCGCCGACGAGGTGGCGATGCTGGCCGACGGCGACGTGGTGGCCGAGGGGACACCCGCCGCGCTGGTCGCGGAGCACGGCGGCGAGTCGCGGCTGGTCGTCCGGACCGAGGCCAGCGCCGCTCTGCTCGCTGACAGCGGGTTCCGGGTCGAGGCCTCGGCCGGCCGGCTCACCCTCCACGACGTCGACGCCGCCGACATCGACGCTGCCGTCGACGCGCTCGCGGCCGCGGGGATCGACTACGAGTCGTTCACCTGGACCCAGCCCACTTTGGAGGACGTGTACCTGGAACTCACGGGCCGTCGGTTCCGCGGCGCCGACGCGACGGAGGTGGAGCGATGA
- a CDS encoding NAD(P)/FAD-dependent oxidoreductase: MTDVIVIGGGPAGLSAALFAEKNGLETTVFDTDETWLHKAHLFNYPGIGSQDGTVFLETLRRQVDTFGVERKQGEEVTDVDESGDGFAVTTEDGEYEAPYVVLATGANRDLAESLGCERTDEGVVDADVTMETSVEDAYATGAMIRAEEWQAVISAGDGAAAALNILSKEKGDHYHDFDVPADADEAFGEMVDEA; this comes from the coding sequence GTGACCGACGTAATCGTTATCGGCGGTGGTCCCGCCGGCCTGAGCGCCGCACTGTTCGCCGAGAAGAACGGCCTCGAAACCACGGTGTTCGACACCGACGAGACGTGGCTACACAAGGCCCACCTGTTCAACTACCCCGGGATCGGCTCGCAGGACGGTACGGTGTTCCTCGAGACCCTGCGCCGACAGGTCGACACGTTCGGCGTCGAGCGCAAGCAGGGCGAGGAGGTGACCGACGTGGACGAGAGCGGCGACGGGTTCGCCGTCACCACCGAGGACGGCGAGTACGAGGCGCCCTACGTCGTGCTCGCGACCGGCGCGAACCGCGACCTCGCGGAGTCGCTGGGCTGTGAGCGCACCGACGAGGGCGTCGTCGACGCCGACGTGACGATGGAGACCAGCGTCGAGGACGCCTACGCGACGGGTGCGATGATCCGCGCCGAGGAGTGGCAGGCGGTCATCTCCGCGGGCGACGGCGCCGCCGCCGCGCTCAACATCCTCTCGAAGGAGAAAGGCGACCACTACCACGACTTCGACGTGCCCGCCGACGCAGACGAGGCGTTCGGCGAGATGGTCGACGAGGCGTAG